Genomic DNA from Corticium candelabrum chromosome 5, ooCorCand1.1, whole genome shotgun sequence:
TGTGTTCctgctgcatgtttgtctgtgcatgaaTGTATGtttgcgcatgtgtgtgtgtgtgtgtgtgtgtgtgtgtgtgtgtgtgtgtgtgtgtgtgcatgtgtggttgTGTGCCTGTGCTCCTGCCgcatgtttgtctgcatgaatgtgtgtctgtgccatgtgtgtgagtgtgagtgtgtgtttgtgtgtgtgcgtgtgtgtttgtgtgtgtgtgtgtgtgtgtgtgtgtgtgtgtgtgtgtgtgtgtgtgtgtgtgtgtgtgtttgtgtgtgtgagtgtgtgtgtgtgtgtgtgtgtgtgtgtgtgtgtgtgtgtgtgtgtgtgtgtgtgtgtgtttgtatgtgtgtgtgtgtgtgtgtgtgtttgtttgtttgtttgtgtgtgtgcatgcatgtgtgtgtgcaggcatgtgtgtgtgcatgcatgtgtgtgtgtgtgtgtgtgtgtgtgtgtgtgtgtgtgtgtgtgtgtgtgtgtgtgtgtgtgtgtgtgtgtgcacttgcatgtgtatgtgtgtgcatgtaaaaCTATAAGCAAGTCACATAAGATTTCTAAAggtaaataataaaaataattaatatccgTAGGGTTACGTTTGAAAATTCAAGCAGATGTTGTGGTAAAATACCATTTGTAGTGTCATGTTGTATGTAATGTCCTTTCTTGGAAGTGACATATTAGTGGAGATTCACAATCTTTTCATACTTGTAATCTGTTTGGCTGTTCATTTAAACTAAGAACTCTGCGTTTTAGTTACTAAGTATTACTTGTATAAAGCAAATGAGACGTGTTGTTGTATTCAGAAAATCATGGTGATACTAACACGGTTGTTGGCAAAGCATCTTTATAATCTGGACATGAACAAACTTCCGCTGGACGTTTTGAAGCAGTCGGCTCGTCGAGGAAAGGAAACAACGGCTATCAATTCTGACCCGTCCAGAAAACGTACTTCATTTGTTACAGGACTTGCCTACCTAAACACGGACAAACTGATGCAAGTAGAACATCTAAACGAGTCGGGTAATAGGACTCGTGCCAGGACGACAGCAGCACAGACGTCTGCTTCATCAAGGTATGGGACTGTTATTAGAGGGCAGGCAGGCAATCATATAGGGAGAGTGGTGATAAGCGAGGGGCTGCTGGTAGTAGGCTAACAGGCAGCTGAGCCTGTTGCACACTGAGATGGATaagtacactcaaacctctGTAATCCGGACAGTATGGGACCAGCCACTGTCCGGCTTCCGGAGATAGAATGCGCGTTATTACCTTGGAATTCCAGACCATTTTAATGTAAGGTTTGGTGAACGTCGTTACCATtactgcatacagtatgcgtgtacagtacacacttgtactacattgctatgtacatgtgtactttgcACTACAGTTACAGATATTACATATGCGTTCCTCTACACACTGGCACGTGATAGTCAAAACGGCTTGAGAATTGAGTGTCTAGACggggagtttcttgccaaagtgcttaCCATTGGAGTCCCAAGACCTGATATGTGCTGCGTAAAAGTGTCCAGTCTAGGTAGGGAGGTGTCCACATCTCagaggtttgagtgtatgaGTTATCACCCGTGCTCCAACGTTATCATATTTATTGACCGAACATCATTTATTTCGCAAGTTTCAGGCGAGTGTGATAGATGGTGAGTGGACAAGAaatgatattgctctggaaTGAGGGTGATAACCGACTTAGTTACCGGCATGTGGCCCCCACTCACTGAGCATTCGAGTAGACTGTTGTGTAGTTAGCTTTTCTGGTATAGCAACAGTTCAATTATGTAGTCAGTGATGGCTTACTTTTGTCTGATACACTTGACTGAGTGAGACGATATTTCTCCTTTTTCATGTGACTCGTTAACTTGTTTGTAGAGTTGTTGTGGTTTGCTTAAGATGCCCTGCCGAGGCATTGAGGTTTCGATATTAATATCATGATTAGTCCTACGCAGTGCAAGCATGCAATAACTGTGGGAGTGGGCAATAGCTACTGTATGTGAGCAGGGGCCACGTGTCGGTACTATGTGGGTAGAagttgcttaattaagacagCAAGTGTTAACTACAGATGGTTAGAACAGTCGTTGTGATAAGATTGTAACATGAAGCACATGCTGCACGTTAGTTTACTGTCACATTCATGTCACAGTAGTACTGTGTCGAACAGGGCTAACTCGTTTTTTTCAAACATAAAGTAGATCTTTATAGATTTGGAAGCACGGATTTGCCACATTGGGCATGCAGCTGTTGGTACTTAGTGTTGACACTGAATGCAAAGTTAgaatttcttgtgtgtgtgtgtgtgtgtgtgtgtgtgtgtgtgtgtgtgtgtgtgtgtgtgtgtgtgtgtgtgtgtgtgtgtgtgtgtgtgtgtgtgtgtgtgtgtgtgtgtggtgtaatGTGTGTAAGGCATCGTTTGCTCTTAGTCTTTGGATTGGACAGGAAACACCTCACTGTGTGCTGCACAGTTTGTCTGGAATCATGAAACTACAAACTCAATTTTTGAGTATAGGAAGGCAGATGATGGGCTACTGGAACTGTTGAGACTTGGGTTTAGGATTTCTGTCGAATTACTCTGGGTCACTTTGTGTAGATGTGCATTAATGTCAGTCAGGTAGTGTTCGAATGTCCAACAAATCTGGTAGAGTCATAGTGTTGGTCTGGAATTGCATGCGTCTGTTAGTCGACAAGACAACACTTGGGCAGGCTAATATACTTATGCACAGGCTAATGGCTGTGGTTGGTAGGAATCCAATCAGTAAATTAGGAGGGGTAAAGTATTTTGGTGTATTTAGCTTTTGGtaatttttgtgtgttaggGGTCGTACAAAATTATCGACAATTTCAAGACCGTACAAAGCAAATGTTTTTCTGAAGCCTTTCTTTCCCTCTCCAAAGCATACACAACATTGTTGGTGCACAGTTCAATAGCTTAACCATGGTTCCATCTATGACAGTGTTGGCGTGTGGTCTTAAATGCTTCTGCATGGGTACAGTTCTTCCATTCCAGTTGACCCACTATCATAGTGATGTCAGATTGAGTTTTCCAGTCATTTATGTGGACAAAGAcgaaaacattgagaaagttGTGGTAGAGACACGTGGGCTCTTTATGGACGACtgctgttctagaacaaaaccAGAATAGGCTGCCACgattgtacatgtttgttaaTCTTGTACATACGGGTGACTAGCACAAGAACAGTACATGATGCAGTTCTGGCCATGGAAACAGAGAAATTATCACGAGCCATTTGCTACTGATCAACACTTTATAAAGCGTACAGAGGCCTAACCCCTTTTCTAGTGTGCGTTTTGTATGCTCGTGAAATGGTTGATAATCTCAAACGACCCCtgaattaattgtttgttgtctgactTGTAATTGTTTTTTAATTAGTAATGAAGACCCAGTACAAGCTGCTGCTCGGCAAGCTATGCGGAAGGCAAAACAAAGAGATGGGAAAGCAACAGAacgacaacaaacagaagaattcAGGAAGGGAAGAAGCAGTTCAGCTTCTGAAGCAGAAATGCTGTCTGTGTTTCCGCAGAATTTGGATGAAAGTAAACTGAAAAGTGGGAATTCGATTGATTTGTTTCCTAAACAGTCTACTATGTCACTGCCCTCATTACAAAGGCGGGTAACTATTTCTAACCCTGATGTGGCTGACTCTGGTCGGCCTGTTGTAGTACGTCGGAAACTTCCTTCAACGCCGTCAGAAGATGACAAAGGCAAGTCGCCTCCTCGTCTAATTGATTTGGCGAGTATAGACACAGACGGCGGGACATCTAATGAAACTTCTAATGTAAAAAAACAGGGAAATTCTCTTACTCTAACAGACAAACGTCAACGATTCAATGAAACAATATCAGTGACTATTGATGTAGGAGCATTAGAAAGGGATAATGAACTTTTAGCATCAAGATATCGTGACACTAGAGCTAAATCAGAAGGAACGCTTCACAACACATGTGACGCCAAGGAGACAcaaagtttgttgttgcagtcTGTTTTAGAGGAGCAGCCAGGTGAAACAGTTGTGGCATCTGCTGGTACATCACCATGGCAACAGACTTCTGAAACACAATCACAAGCACAAGATGGTAGTATTGATTATCAATCAAAGGGTGGGTTAGAAACTAGTTCTGATATTGAGGGGAAACGTGTTAGAAATCCATCTAAGAGTGTTATTGCTGGTGGAACGAAACGAGGTTGGACTGACATTGCAGCGGCCATTCTGTGGCGGCAAATGATAGGAATTTTAGGGAACGTCAATGACATAAAAAAGCCAAATATCCATTGTGAGGCTGTAAAGTGTTTGGCGGAGGTCTGGGAGGCTCTTTATAAGGTCAAGCAAAACCAAGGCATTGTGTTGGAAGATGGAACACCAGTTGTTGATGTGGTCTACTCACCTCCTCTGTTTGCTATAGCACCATTAGTATTCCAGGTATGTTTTCTATTTGGCAATTGGTGTATCGAGTGTTTGCCATGGATGTTGTTGTGCGCATGTCAGGCTGCTGGAAAATCAGTTGAATATAAAGCTGGCAGGTTAGTTGCATACAAATTGATGTGTGACATGACGGTGAAGAGACACGATGTGCCACCTTCCTCACATCATCTTGATCATTTCTATCGCTTGATTCAAGCTGGTTTAAGACTGCAAGACCAGGTGTGCAGCGATGAAATCAACATGCACGTTCTCTTGAATcattttgttgtatgttgcAGGATTTCTTGGCTGCTATTTTTTCTCACAGTTACAAGATCTTCTCTCTGCCCTTCCCAGGAGTAACTGTTACTATTCCTGATTACATAGAAGCAGCGGATCGAATGCTCAGTTCAACAGGAGTCAGTCCAGATGTAAGTCAATCTTTGGTTGTTGAATTCTGTTTTTTCTTAGTAGCAAATGGTTGGTTTACTAAGTTTACCATGTTGTCTTATCACTGTAGTATGCTACAGAGACTACACAGTTTGTACTTCTTTtaactgctgtgtgtgtgtgtgtgtgcgtgtgtgtgtgtgtgtgtgtgtgtgtgtgtgtgtgtgtgtgtgtgtgcgtgtgtgtgtgtgtgtgtgtgtgtgtgagagagagagagagagtgtgtgtgtgtgtgtgtgtgtgtgtgtgtgtgtgtgtgtgtgtgtgtgtgtgtgtgtgtgtgtgtgtgtgtgtgtgtgtgtgtgtgtgtgtgtgtagtgattGGAAGGGATTTACCAGTAACACAAAGTTGTACACACTGTTTTCCGTAAATGTTGAGCAAGAGGTCACTTTTACAGTTTTTGCATATGCTCCCAACAGTTTAGGTCTACTGTACCTGTAGATAGTTACTAGTTTTTTAGTGCCATTTTAAACATAAATTTTGCTTTTGCAATTTATTTGAATTATTGATGGCAGTAACAGGTACGTGCTTTGCAGGTTCCTCGACTTCCTGCTTTAGCTGCAACTGGCTCCTTGCTGTTTTTTCCTCGGCTTTATAATGGAGTTGCTGTTGAAGGATGCATGGGCACAGACGACCATTCAGTGACTTTTCAAACTATTGAGGTATTAATTATTCAGATCTCAATAGGCTACATACATCTCAGGGAGCTGAAAGCAACACTTCTTGAGATTTCATGATCTAGATGAAAGATGTAGCAGCTTTAGTCGTGATGCACATCATAAAGCTTTCATAGagtttctcttgtttgcttgtgttgtaataCGTGTTTTATGGTTTGACTAATAGAACAAGTTGATTGACTTTTTTGTTAAATCTGCAAGGGATGAGAAGTCAAGGATGGCAAGGTAATTATGTACGTAAATTACGAGATAAGGCTTTGTGTTTGAATTGGGACTGTCATGTGTAAGGTGTCTGGCTGTGTCGGTTGTtggcttgtttgtctactcAGAGCTTGCTCACAAAAATCTTCATTCTAAACTGAATGAGAGCTTACAAGTCATTCTGAACAGTCTGATGGtatgtttgatatcaatgttgtagtgtgtgcgcgcgtgtgtgtgtgtgtgtgcacgtgtgtgtgtatgtgtgtgtgacatgctGTTATGACAGGTTCCCGAGAAGTTGGTTGCATTGGTCACCATTGACATGATCCACTTACTCGGTGGTGTTATGAACAACATGCTGGAGTTGCAGCCAAGTTTGCCAGGGCTGATTGTAGAGGCAAGTAACAAATTAGCGCTACTCACTGGCTGCTTTCCTAACATGAATTATTTAGGTCGTTGCGTACACACTTAGTGTATTGCTGGTTGATAGATGTGGCGATGAGAATGAACAGGTTAGTAGCTGCTCTTGCTGCTAGAGTGCCGTGTTGCTAACTTAATAGTTTGCTACTTTGTGGACAAAGTTTTCGTTACCGTGAGTAGTTTTTCATagaggcagacagaaagattaATGAGTGGTTGCATAAGCAGACACGTCTGTGGATGTAGTTAGAGGGAAACATGAAATGATGGGCAGGGTGCTACATCGTGGCACATGCAGAAACATGTGTTGAAAGCACTGAAGTGAAATCTAATGAGCAGGGGATCAGTAAGGCCACGACAGTTGGTAGACAACAATGCTGAGGTAGACGGATGACTGTCAGTGTGGTAGACATTTGGCTTAGACGGACAAGACAAGCACTGAAAATAGATCAATGTAGCATCATGTTAGACCCTCTCGTGCTGTCATGTCTGGTTGCCGTGTGGCATGGAAACGTCGGTGTTGTTGTGTCATACAGAAATCGGGCAAAACAGTGAGAAGGTCAGGTACAAGGCTAGACTAATGGTTGATTAGATAACTATTGAAAGATTATACACTGACACATTCTGATAGGCAAACTGTATTGGTTGTTCTGTATGTCTACTCATCAGGACAGGTCATGCAGTGATAACATCATTATTATGATGCAAATATTGGCAGTGTTATCATGATCACTTTGGCTAGATAGTGATTTTCTCTACTGAGTTTGCTGATTATTTAGTTACTGTTTTATATACATTTGAGATGTTCTTTGAGTGCAGTATATGTTGTACtatctctctgtgtgtttgctgtaGAAGATTGTTGTTGCCATGTTGACTTGTTTATTGGACTTGTTCATGCTGCTTCCGCTTAACATTGTGTCTATGCCTGCAAGAGCAGAAACAGGAATCACACTTCGTGGAATCGTTTTTCAGGTACATTGGATGCTCTTTGTTGACACTGTCACATTTGTGAAAGCTTGATGATGATTGCAAACTTTGTTCATCATGTTCTTATAATGGTAGGTATTTTCTGCAGCTGCTACAAGCTCTCCTGTTTCATTTGATGCTAAAACAAGCAGGAAATTGCTTCTAACCCAGTTGTCTGCAACAAATACTTTTCCTACAATTGTTTCTGTTCCCAATGTAAAAAAGACGTCGGTTAGTCCTCCTCGCAGTGCTCCTCCTGGTAAGTGGAAGTCAGTGTGGAGAACTTGTGCACATTTTAATCTTTGTTTCATGTATCTTAGTGGGTTCTCCAGCAAAAGCGTTCACTTTTCCCTCTTTTCCTAGTGATGTTGTTAAATTAACTGCTAGATCAGTAAGTTTGTGCATTATTATATCTTTAGTTCTAGACagtttaatatttaatattgttATCATTAGGATCATTATTGGCAATATTTTGTGATCATtggtttgtattgtgtttcagtgtCTCTCTCGACTGTCTGTATTATATGGTCATTATCCTTTTGCATGTGGTGCTGCTCAAATTAGCAGTCGGCTGTCAGAGAGAGATGATAATCCTGCTTGTGAAGGAACTACCGACACTGAACTCTCAAATGTCCTTTTCAACTCACCCAACGTGCAGGTATAGACAGTACAAGTGACAATACAGATGACCAGTTTGTTGTAGTAAAATGTTGCTGATGAGTAttcttttgtttgattgtgtaGTTCTTGTCATACCAGaacaacacaataattactGTCATTGAGCTGCCTGGAGAGGTAGCACTGCGTTTGTGAGCATTCGTGTATGCTTGAGCTGACGTTTGTGTTCATTAGGATAAGAATACTCGTGAGTGTCGGGTTATTACTCGAGATATGACTGGAAAGTTCTCTTGGGATGTCCAGTTGTTGCACAGCACTGTACCTCTTCCCAGTGCACCCTACGCAGGTGTCATCTATTTTCGTTTGTGCGTTTTGTCATCGTTCGTCAGTCTGTAAATGTTGAATGCGTTGTAGGTGTTGTCAGTGATCTGGATGATCAGTTTGTGAAGTCAAAAGGAGACCGTCGATCTCTTCAAAAacctgtcagtgtctgtcgTTCGGTACCTCAATTTCCAGATCCACTCGTTTTGCCAACACACAAGAATGTGAACAATCCAGATGCTGACTTACTGGACAGGGTATTGTTGGTTGTCTGGTCTTGAAAACAGTCGGTTAGTATTTGgtctggtttgtttgtttcagcTGCTTGTTCACATTGGTGCTACGAGCCTTGAATGTGTTGCTGACACTGAACGACAGTTGAATCATCCCGATGCTCCTCCTGTTATATTCAAGAATGAGCTGCAGTCAGGACTAATTGATGTTCTTCATGCACAAGATTTTGCTGAGAAGGACAATTACGTCGAGTCACAGAAGGAGCTAGTGTAAGTCACCATAGACAATTACTTCTGTCAAGTGCAAGACTGATGGCATGTTAGTTGTAGTGAAACGgaagtgtgagtgtgttatTTGTCTTTTGTGAATGTGTAGAATGGTAGCTGAAGCAGCACATCCTTCTGTGCACAAGTCGCCATTGTCACCATTTTATCATTGTCAACTTTTGTTGAGCTACATGGGACTGTTGTCGTGGGAGCAACGGTATGAAGTGTAGTATGAGTCGTCTGTAGTAGTGTGATTGTGAATGTAATGGATTTAGGAGCAAAGTGGAACTGCTGAAAAAGCAAGATGCTTTGCTGCGAGAATTAAAGCATTTGGATCAGCGACGATGGTGTGTAGTGTGCACTTCTTTACCTGACTACTTATTATGCATTACTTGTCCGTCGTTTAGTCGAGAAACACACAAGATCGCTGTTTTGTATGTTGGTCGAGGGCAAGAAGACAAGCAGTCGATAATGGGGAATTCACGAGGAAGTCGACTTTTCGAAGAGTTTGTAGCCGGTCTGGCTTGGGAGGTATTGTGGTTATTTCCAGCTTGAAACAATACCAACTGTAAATGAATTTCCTTCAGGTTGACTTGGGTAATCATCCAGGTTTTATGGGTGGTTTGCCACGTAATCAGACAACGGGCAGCACAGCTCCTTATTATGCCACACCGAGCGTCGAGGTCATTTTCCATGTGGCCACTCGATTTCCCGTCAACGGGGAGGGTACACAGTGGTTGCTGAACAAAGTCAGACATCTTGGCAACGATGAGATTCAGATTGTGTGGAGCGAGCACACACGTGATTACCGCGGAGAGATTATAAAGACGCAATTTGGCGACGTCTACATTGTCATTTATCCTCTTCCCAACAGCTTGTTCCGAATACAAATCATAAAAAAGCCTGAAGTAAGATACTGTGTTACTTGTTATCATAGCATATTTAtagtggtgtgtgcgtgtgtgtgtgtgtgtgtgtgtgtgtgtgtgtgtgcgtgcgtgtgtgtgtttgcgcgtGTGTACATGAGTGTGTGTAGCTTGCACTGAATTATCTCATCGATGGTGTCATTTAACTGCACATTTAATGTATAGGTGCACTTTTTCGGTCCGCTGTTTGATGGTGCGATAGTTGACATGCTGACTTTGCCGCATCTTGTACGAGAGACTGCGTTGAATGCCAGCAGAGCTAAACGGTCGCAGATGAGTTACTACCAGCAATGGTTACATTCTAGCAGTTGTTTTGAAGGTGTAAAGTTAAGGCAAATTTTCTGTAGGTTTGAAGACAGAGCGAATTACTTGGAGAACACAATCAACAAGCTTCGTCGTGACACAACCTTTGAAGAGTTCATGACATCGGTCGTGCGTCCTGCTGCTTTCGTTTCCGAGGAGGCAACCATTCCCGTCGTGACCGTCACCAGCAGTGAAGAAGGCAGAGGTAGGAGTCGTAATCGTTCGCAATGGTCACCGCTGGCTTCGTCGGAACAAGATGAAACAGACACAAGTCCGGGTGGCGGGCCGTTTCGACAGAGAGCCAATACTTTTACACACGGTGATCGATTACGCCATCCGTCACCACTAGCAAGACTAGGGAAGTTGCTTGGTAATTCTCACTGTTTATTTGCGCATTTTAGAGGATTTGTGTGATTGCATGTGGTTGGTGCTCATTTTCAGATCGAAACGACCAGTTGTCTTTACCCGACGGACTCAACAAGGCAGGCAGTCCGTCGTCACCTTCCACTAAACAACGTCGCAGCAGTTCGGATAGAGCGAAACGGATCGTCTGATCAACTGAAGCTAAGCATTCAGTCCGTGTGTAGATGAAGTTATTTAGCTGCCGCCGGCACCAGCTGATTTGACGgcaataattaaaatttagttatACGGAAGATACGCACCGAACGCTTTGAGGCACTCAAATGTTGCCGTAGAGGCTCAGTTTTTATCGAGACGATGCAATATTATAGAAAATAACTACTTTCTAGTTCATATTGCATTCGGATGTCTCGAAATTGGACAAAGAATCGGAAGTGAAGCAGTACATATAATTATCTTTTTTGTTACAAAATCTCGTGTTACACAATTGCAGTAGAGTTTCTGCTGACGATGCAGTAAAGCGTGTGACGTTTGTCGATCGGGTTGTGAGATGTTTGTGACGGTGTAGAGAAACAGGTAGACCATGCATAGTCTAGGGAGGGTGAAGCGGGGTCGGGAGCTGGCGAGGGCTAAACTTAAAGCTTCTTCTAGCATTGGAGATTTTGTCGTGTTATGATGGCAGGCAGTGCTAGCAGCTAGTAGGTGGTAAGTTTGTTGATTAAATTAAGTTGCTCTAGTAGTAGCCGAAACTGCAGCATTTTGAAATATGTATAATTGTTAACCATCTCCGAGGTTATCGCATAGCAGAGATGCCGTAAGTCGTAGTACATTTGAACATTACAGACCGTGTATCGAACGAGATTCAGAAAAGAACGGCGACGAACAGTCAATTGGTCGCGATGATTATCGCGATTTCCTTTGATAGGCCGTATTTCTTGATATCCACCGGCCTAGTTAACCGATGGAGCATAGCTATTATCCTGGTCGTGAAACGTACGAAGGGTGCCGGTAAGCATGCGCAGAGAGTTGCTAAATACGATCTCGACCTTGAAGAGTTCCAACCAGTCTTCTGAGAGAGAACATCCTTGCAGTGACTGAGTCTTCTGTAACCAGATCGTTCTGCACTACGCATTGTACGTCGAAACTACGTCTTTTCTCTTCATTCTATCACACGAAAGGTTACGGTAAGCTGCTGATCGAGCGCGCTCAGTTAATTAAAGCTAATAAATGTCTGCCTTTACTCGACCTCCAGCAGTTTCACCAGCGAGAAGCTGGATGAGATGGTGGAGGCTCAGTCGGTGGAAGTAAATGAAACCGACCTCTACTGGATCGACGATCCGGTCTATTTGTTAATTGAGCTAGTGGAAGCCAACAACACGCCGCATGCGATCTTTttattaaaacaaacaaacaacgcGTTTGTACGATATTGACAGTGCTAAATTGCAAGAAGACGCATACAGATGTGCAGAGGATGGTGAAACTGAGCGTCATAGAACTGCATGTGGATAAAGATGGTAGTTATCCTGGTGGGCTGTCTAAATACTTTTATCTAGGGTTTGTGTTGTCTAATCTCTAGGGCAAAAAGACCTCATGACTTACTGCATAGGCAGGGATCGAagtagcctcgaatttccagaccagagagcgcgaactctagtctggaccgaGTCGATattaaaatgatttcagaagtatttatcaaaagtaatggtaaatggtgtctaacggcgtaggatcgttttacctagatcaacatatcatttgtaaatgccatgagatctcacgaacaaagagacgtctgttgtgtttgcggcgatatcttggtgaacggcatgaaacgacgactctttgattcttcggcagaccgctagctagtctagcCGCGACTAGCGAGGCTACCGCtcaaccagttgtcaaaggtgatggtctagcgacgctgctgtgcatgtcctgtcaccgcaagcttgaaaatatcaaagaactgaagctgaaaactaagatgtgtgtgtgtgtgtgcagagtctgatcattgttctggcatgcagagtttagtcattgttctggcgtgcacttagccgcccacgaggctTTCACACGCGTgcaatcagtgctagtgcacttagcataaccaattattgctaagccaatcagaatttacaaccaagattcgggttgtagaagctgattggctaagaagggctatttccgaaatcattttagtatcgacttggtccagactagagttcgcgcgctccctggtctggaagttcgaggctaggaTCGAAGTCTTAT
This window encodes:
- the LOC134179718 gene encoding ral GTPase-activating protein subunit alpha-2-like isoform X2, coding for MFGSRKQIDADTALAKFQDGKRESLRRLRSLHTAHDLATTDRMKAVYRSNYSLIYYLFHESFTALESLLKPRGGRVRQLNETQQEDLYDVVLLTLERILIYIPEQVQRRWQANSMGLVIRKLLHEGNQMKLRRKAVQFMLLWIQDLQTNTSADILELFGLIVPGVNLSTLSESTEPSYPVLQTEIAPILPAVEAPTDETTKELLNCVLQGIMYEFQRIFWDSVDQRVRGFVYLFEQFKAYYIKPLFQDMEQTPSVYNQAVDIAMLPVRSESVPSGGFAMQHTLQDMIIRWFLDQLTARRVPRAQLENLEGQLMSPTTPNTPGMTESSFGFQLTGDLSLLSKERKAVNARRFLRQVLMSKKDNVNLVHCIFRQGFHLPLTYLDTIKSLVALYQKWIQEPTARPRFMQEPERQKDVIDGSNSDEVQPLISPLTHTSDSFVTAPQSLDTVVEADESSLCKSESVSGGLASTSMGAENESLRDDESEVWKSESAEAVDMSTDLETEMTITATGDASSLTNMSCDDQKLDTSQEDIVIAEAVKDANLASSVSESKRGWTEDVRAGLQSNLRLFITNVATVFTIQVPAEFLDNQVDLISHHVLQFLQMLARDVALDQCTWEHMLATLLHITQAVLKMCDPESQQATLASRTASNLLKTLFVSWVRANLFVSVSTTLWNDLLEVLSSQTRWIQVVLEWKKIMVILTRLLAKHLYNLDMNKLPLDVLKQSARRGKETTAINSDPSRKRTSFVTGLAYLNTDKLMQVEHLNESGNRTRARTTAAQTSASSSNEDPVQAAARQAMRKAKQRDGKATERQQTEEFRKGRSSSASEAEMLSVFPQNLDESKLKSGNSIDLFPKQSTMSLPSLQRRVTISNPDVADSGRPVVVRRKLPSTPSEDDKGKSPPRLIDLASIDTDGGTSNETSNVKKQGNSLTLTDKRQRFNETISVTIDVGALERDNELLASRYRDTRAKSEGTLHNTCDAKETQSLLLQSVLEEQPGETVVASAGTSPWQQTSETQSQAQDGSIDYQSKGGLETSSDIEGKRVRNPSKSVIAGGTKRGWTDIAAAILWRQMIGILGNVNDIKKPNIHCEAVKCLAEVWEALYKVKQNQGIVLEDGTPVVDVVYSPPLFAIAPLVFQAAGKSVEYKAGRLVAYKLMCDMTVKRHDVPPSSHHLDHFYRLIQAGLRLQDQDFLAAIFSHSYKIFSLPFPGVTVTIPDYIEAADRMLSSTGVSPDVPRLPALAATGSLLFFPRLYNGVAVEGCMGTDDHSVTFQTIENKLIDFFVKSARDEKSRMARCLAVSVVGLFVYSELAHKNLHSKLNESLQVILNSLMVPEKLVALVTIDMIHLLGGVMNNMLELQPSLPGLIVEVVAYTLSVLLVDRCGDENEQKIVVAMLTCLLDLFMLLPLNIVSMPARAETGITLRGIVFQVFSAAATSSPVSFDAKTSRKLLLTQLSATNTFPTIVSVPNVKKTSVSPPRSAPPVGSPAKAFTFPSFPSDVVKLTARSCLSRLSVLYGHYPFACGAAQISSRLSERDDNPACEGTTDTELSNVLFNSPNVQFLSYQNNTIITVIELPGEDKNTRECRVITRDMTGKFSWDVQLLHSTVPLPSAPYAGVVSDLDDQFVKSKGDRRSLQKPVSVCRSVPQFPDPLVLPTHKNVNNPDADLLDRLLVHIGATSLECVADTERQLNHPDAPPVIFKNELQSGLIDVLHAQDFAEKDNYVESQKELVMVAEAAHPSVHKSPLSPFYHCQLLLSYMGLLSWEQRSKVELLKKQDALLRELKHLDQRRCRETHKIAVLYVGRGQEDKQSIMGNSRGSRLFEEFVAGLAWEVDLGNHPGFMGGLPRNQTTGSTAPYYATPSVEVIFHVATRFPVNGEGTQWLLNKVRHLGNDEIQIVWSEHTRDYRGEIIKTQFGDVYIVIYPLPNSLFRIQIIKKPEVHFFGPLFDGAIVDMLTLPHLVRETALNASRAKRSQMSYYQQWFEDRANYLENTINKLRRDTTFEEFMTSVVRPAAFVSEEATIPVVTVTSSEEGRGRSRNRSQWSPLASSEQDETDTSPGGGPFRQRANTFTHGDRLRHPSPLARLGKLLDRNDQLSLPDGLNKAGSPSSPSTKQRRSSSDRAKRIV